Within the Acuticoccus sediminis genome, the region TCATCAAGGGGATGGGCTACTCGGACGACGCGCTCGACCGGCCGATCGTCGGTGTCGTCGACACCTTCTCCGGCTACAACGCCTGCCACGCCAACGTGCCCGACCTGGTGGAGGCGGTGAAGCGCGGCGTGCAGCTCGCGGGGGCGCTGCCGGTCCCGTTCCCGACCATCTCGATCCACGAGAGCTTCGCGTACCCGACGTCGATGTTCACGCGGAACCTCATGTCGATGGACACCGAGGAGATGATCCGCGCCCAGCCGATGGATGCGGTCGTGCTGATCGGCGGCTGCGACAAGACGGTGCCCGCGCAGCTGATGGGAGCGGCGAGCGCCAACATCCCGGCGATCCAGCTCGTCACTGGGCCGATGATGACCGGCAGCCACCGGGGCGAACGCGTCGGCGCCTGCACCGATTGCCGCCGCTTCTGGGCGCGCTATCGGGCGGGCGATATCGACGACCAGGAGATCGCCGAGGTCAACACCCAGCTCGTCCCCGGCGGCGGCACCTGCGGCGTGATGGGGACGGCCTCGACGATGGCGCTCGTCACGGAGGCGCTCGGCATGATGGCGCCGGGCGGCGCGACGCCGCCGGCGGTGTCCGCCGACCGCCGGCGCATCGCCGAGACCAGCGGCCGGCTCGCCGTGCAGATGGCCGCGCAGGACCTGACGCCGGACAAGATCATGACGCAGGAGGCGTTCGAGAACGCCCTCACGGTGCTGCTCGCAACGGGCGGGTCCACCAACGGCATCGTCCACCTCGCGGCGATTGCCGGGCGTGCCGGACTGAAGCTCGACCTCGATCAGTTCGACCGGATGGGGCGCGACATCCCTGTCCTCGTCGACCTGAAGCCGTCGGGCCAGAACTACATGGAGGATCTGCACCGGGCGGGCGGCCTGCCGACGATCCTGCGCGAACTGAAGGACCACCTACATCTCGACTGCCTGACCGTCACCGGCCGCACGCTGGGCGAGAACATCGACGAGATGCCGGGCGGGTGGACGCAGTCGATCGTCTCGCGGATCGACAAGCCGCTCTATCGCGAGGGCGGGATGGCGGTTCTCCGCGGCAATCTGGCGCCCGGCGGGGCGATCGTTAAGCAGTCCGCCGCCAGTCCCGACCTGATGACGCACCGCGGCCGCGCCGTGGTCTTCTCCTCGGTGGCCGACATGGGCGCGCGGGTGGACGACCCGGACCTCGACGTGACGGCCGACGACATCCTCGTCCTGCAGAACGCCGGTCCGAAGGGGGCGCCGGGGATGCCGGAAGCGGGCTACATGCCGATCCCGAAGAAGATCGCGGCGGCGGGCGTGAAGGACATGGTGCGCATCTCCGACGCGCGCATGAGCGGCACCGCCTCCGGCACGATCGTCCTGCATGTCACGCCCGAGTCCTACGAGGGCGGGCCGCTGGCGCTGGTCAGGACCGGCGACATCATCGCGCTCGACGTGCCCAATCGGACGCTGACGCTGGAGGTGTCGGACGAGGAGCTGGCCGAGCGGCGCAAGGCGTTCCTCGCACCGGTCCACGACGGCTGCGACCGCGGCTACAAGAAGCTCTACATGGACACGGTCACGCAGGCCGATCAGGGCTGCGACTTCGCCTTCCTGATCCCGCATCCCTCCGGTTCGGTTCCCGGAGCGAAGTAACGCCTCCGCCGCGACCATCCGAAGCGCCGGGCCGACGGACGGCCCGACACGAGCCACGGTCCCAGAGCCGCCGCAGCAGGGCGGGTGCCCGGCTTGTGCCGCGAACGGCAACTGCGCGGACCGAGCCGGCTCGTTCAGCCTCGCCGAAGTGCGACATCAGGCGCCGCGACGTTTGCCGCGGCCTCTGACGGCGGCCCGCTTCTTCGCACAAAATATCGGGAGGCATACGGAAGCCGTGACACGGTCGCCGCGGCGGTGTTCTGCAGCGCAGCACGCTTCGGGTCCGTCGGTCCGTCGCGGTGGAGGCCATCGAGGTGCCTGAGGAGTGCGGACTGGAATCAGGTGCGCACCAGCGCGCGCATTTCATCGTGACGCATGAGGTGTGCACGGTTGTCCAAGTATATTCGACAACCAAAAGATGAAAGATGGCGGGCGAGTTGGCTAGCCCGCTTGGGGCAGCGGGTGCGAAGCGAGAGCCGGACCGTGGCTCGACCGCTGCGGTCGCGAGCTGGCGGCAAGGGCCAGCGGAAGTAGAAGATACCGTGCCGGGAAGGGGACAGATAGGCGTCCAGCTTCATCCGTGTGCCTCACTTGTGTGGCACACCCGCTTGGCTCGCGACTAAGTCCTGGAACTTCCGGGGATTGGTGGAGCCAAGGGGAGTCGAACCCCTGACCTCTTGAATGCCATTCAAGCGCTCTCCCAACTGAGCTATGGCCCCCCGTCGGTGAAGGCGCTGATAGACCACTCAGCGCCTAAACGCAACACTAGTGTTCGTCGTCGTCGTCGCCGGATCCCCGGACAACGTCGGACACCTCGTCGTCCTCGTCCTCGTCATCCACAAGAACGTCGTCGTCCGCGTCCACCGTCACGTCGTCGTCGTCGCCGACGTCGATGTCGTCGTCGCTCACCTCGTCGTCCGACGAATCGTCGTCAGCCTCCTCCAGAGGGACCATCTCGACGCCCTCGTCGTCGGTCTCGGTCTCGTCGTCTTCGTCATCTTTGGGGCGGGCGGTCTCGCGGCGCGTGGCGAGGAGGCCGGTCGCGAAGAGGGCAGCGCATTTGGGGCACGTGATCGGATCGCGGTTGAGATCGTAGTACTTGGCCCCGCAATTGGGACACAGCCGCTTTGTGCCGAGTTCGGGTTTGGCCAAGGACAAGCTCCGCTAGCGTCGAGAAATTCGATGATTTTCGATTGAGGCGTGGCCCATGGCACACCTCACGCCGCAATGTAAAGCGTCTAGTTGAGATGAAAACGGGGTGGCGACGAGGCTGGATCGAAGTCGCGCGACTGCCTATGAGGGCCTCAGACGGAGCGAACGAACTATGAGCGGCACGAGGCGAGCAGCAAGCGCACACGGCGGAGGGGCGCTGACGGGGGACGTCCGCGTCCCCGGCGACAAGTCGATTTCCCACCGCGCCCTCATGATGGCGACCCTCGCGGTCGGCCGGTCCCGCATCGACGGACTGCTGACCGCCGAGGACGTGATGGCGACCGCCGCAGCCATGCGCGCGATGGGAGCCACCATTGCGATGGACGGCGAGCAGGTCGTTGTGGACGGCGTCGGACTGGGTGCGCTCGCCGAACCGGAGACGGTCATCGACTTCGGCAACGCCGGCACCGGCACGCGGCTCACCATGGGCATCGTTGCCGGCCACCCGATCGCGGCGACCTTCGTCGGCGACGCCTCGCTGTCGCGCCGGCCGATGGGGCGCGTCGCCAATCCGCTGCGCGAGATGGGCGCGCTCGTCGTCGCCCGCTCCGGCGACCGCCTGCCGCTGTCGATTCGCGGACCGCAGACACCGGCGCCGATCGAGTACCGCCTGCCGGTCGCCTCGGCGCAGGTGAAGTCGGCGATCCTCTTCGCCGGCCTCAACGCGCCCGGCGAGACCACGGTGATCGAGCCGGTGCCGACCCGCGACCACACCGAGCGCATGCTCGCAGCCTTCGGCGCCAAAGTGACGCGGACGCCGTCGCCGGACGGCCTCCGGATCACCGTCACCGGCCGCCAGCCGATGACCCCCTGCGACGTCACCGTCCCGGCCGATCCGTCGTCCGCGGCCTTCCCGATCGTCGCCGGCCTCATCGTGCCGGGGTCGGAGCTCCTCGTGCGCGACGTGATGCTGAACCCCTCGCGCACCGGCCTCATCACCACGCTGATCGAGATGGGCGGCGAGCTCACCGTCGAGAACGAGCGCGACGCCGGGGGCGAGACGATCGCCGATATCCGCGTCGTCGCGAGCCGCCTCAAGGGCGTGACGGTGCCGGCCGACCGCGCGCCGTCGATGATCGACGAGTATCCGGTGCTGGCGGTCGCGGCGGCGTTCGCCGAGGGCACCACGCGCATGGAGGGGCTCGAGGAGCTCCGCGTGAAGGAGAGCGACCGGCTCGCGGCCGTCGCCGCGGGCCTCGCCGCCAACGGCGTCCCGCACGCGACGGGCGAGGACTGGCTCGAGGTGACGGGGCGCGCGGCGCGCATCGGCGGCGGCACCGTCGTCACCCACCTCGACCACAGGATCGCGATGAGCTTCCTCGTGATGGGCCTTGCCGCCGACACGCCCGTGACGGTGGACGACGCGTCCGTTATGGAAACGAGCTTTCCCGGCTTCGTGGAGCTGATGCGGCGCATCGGCGGAACGATCGAGGTGGAGGCATGATCATCGCCGTCGACGGGCCGGCCGCGTCCGGCAAGGGCACGCTCGCCAAGCGTCTCGCGGCGCAGTACGGGCTTGCCTACCTCGACACCGGCCGGACCTATCGCGGCGTCGCGCTGGCGATGCGGCGGGCGGGCGCCTCGTTCGAGGACGTCACCGCTGCGGTCGAGACCGCGCGGCGGATCGACTTCGACGCGCTCGAGGATCCGGAGATGACGAGCACCGAGGCGGGCGAGGGCGCGTCGCGGATCGCGGTGATGCCGGACCTGCGCGCGGCGCTGGTGGAGCGCCAGCGCGCCTTCGCCGAACGGGCCGCCCGCGAGGGGAGGGGCGCCGTGCTCGACGGGCGCGACGTCGGCACCGTCATCCTGCCGGACGCGACGGTGAAGCTCTTCGTCACCGCCGATGTCGCCGAGCGTGCCCGCCGCCGGGCGCTGGAGCTCTACGGCATCGCCCACGGACCCGAGTTCGACGCGCTTCTGGAGATGCTGCGCCGGCGCGATGCGCGCGATTCGGGCAGGGCGGCGAGCCCCCTGAAACAGGCGCCCGACGCCTACCTTCTGGACACGACCGACATGGATGCAGAGGCCGCATTTTCGGCCGCCGTCAGGGTTGTGGAACGGGCGCTGGTCGCATAAGTATCGACTTAGCGAAGACCGCCTATGGCTGACTTCGCTTTTTGCGCTTGGCGCCGATTTTTCCGGCCGAGCGCCTTGCAACAAAAGCGCCCCCGCTGATGGACCGCGGCGACCACCGCCCGGCGGGTGCTCCGATCAACACCAACCACGCCGCCGCGCCGTGAGGCGCATCCGGAGATTGAATGAGCTTATCAACCCCAACCCGTGACGATTTCGCGGCCCTCCTCGAGGCGTCGCTCAACCAGACCGAAATGGCCGAAGGTTCGGTCGTGAAGGGCACCGTCGTCGGCTTCGAGAAGGACCTCGTCGTCATCGACGTGGGCCTGAAGGTCGAGGGCCGCGTTCCGATGAAGGAATTCGGCGCCCGCGGCGAAGAGGAAGACGTCAAGATCGGCGACGAGGTCGAGGTCTACCTGGAGCGCGTCGAGAATGCGCTCGGTGAGGCCGTCCTCTCCCGCGAGAAGGCCCGCCGCGAAGAGTCGTGGGTCCGCCTGGAAGCCGCGTTCGAGAAGAACGAGAAGGTCACCGGGAAGATCTTCAATCAGGTCAAGGGTGGCTTCACCGTCGATCTCGATGGCGCTGTCGCCTTCCTGCCGCGCTCGCAGGTTGATATCCGCCCCGTGCGTGACGTCACCCCGCTGATGAACACGCCGCAGCCGTTCCAGATCCTCAAGATGGACAAGCGCCGCGGCAACATCGTCGTCTCCCGCCGCGTCGTCCTCGAAGAGACCCGCGCCGAGCAGCGCCACGAGATCGTGCAGTCCCTCGAGGAAGGCCAGATCATCGAGGGCGTGGTCAAGAACATCACCGACTACGGTGCGTTCGTCGACCTCGGCGGCATCGACGGTCTGCTTCACGTCACCGATATGGCCTGGCGCCGCGTCAATCACCCGACCGAGATCCTCTCCATCGGCCAGTCCGTGAAGGTCCAGGTCATCCGGGTGAACCAGGAGACGCACCGCATCTCCCTCGGCATGAAGCAGCTACAGGCCGACCCGTGGGAGGGCATCGAGGCGAAGTACCCGATCGACGCCCGCTTCACCGGCCGCGTCACGAACATCACCGACTATGGTGCGTTCGTGGAGCTGGAGCCCGGCATCGAGGGTCTGATCCACGTCTCCGAGATGTCCTGGACGAAGAAGAACGTCCATCCGGGCAAGATCGTCGCCACCTCCCAGGAGGTGACTGTGATGATCCTCGAGGTCGACGCCCAGAAGCGCCGCATCTCGCTCGGTCTCAAGCAGGTCATGGACAATCCGTGGGAGGCGTTCCTCGACGCCAATCCTCCGGGCACCGCTGTCGAGGGCGAGGTCAAGAACAAGACCGAGTTCGGTCTGTTCATCGGCCTCGAGAACGACATCGACGGCATGGTCCACCTCTCCGACCTCGACTGGAACCGTCCGGGCGAGGAAGTCATGGACGACTACAACAAGGGCGACGTCGTGAAGGCGGTCGTGCTTGAGGTCGACCCGGAGAAGGAGCGCATCTCGCTCGGCATCAAGCAGCTCGGCTCCGACCCGTTCACCGAGGCGGCCGAGGGTTCCGAGGTGCGCCGCGGCGCGATCGTCACCTGCGAGGTGAAGGAAGTGAAGGAAGCCGGTCTCGAGGTCCAGATCGTGGGCACCGAGCTCTCCACCTTCGTCCGTCGCTCCGAGCTGGCGCGCGATCGCAACGACCAGCAGCCCTCGCGCTTCTCGGTCGGTCAGCAGTTCGACGCCCGCGTCACGCAGTTCGACCGCAAGGCGCGCCGCGTGCAGGTCTCCATCAAGGCGCTCGAGATCGCCGAGGAGAAGGAGGCCGTCGAGCAGTACGGTTCGACCGACTCCGGCGCATCGCTGGGCGACATCCTCGGTGCCGCGCTCCGCGCCCGGAACACCGACCAGTAAGGGTCGATCCCTTCGCAATCACGAGAAAGGCGGGCTTCGGCCCGCCTTTTTTGTTGGCCCGTTGCATTTGCCGGTCGAACGCACCGGGAGTCGCTTCCGCGCCCGCCCGTCCCGTGCGATGGCCCGTCGCGCAACCGGGAGGACCAGCATGAGCGCCGACGAGACGAACTGCCTGTTCTGCCGCATCGCGCGGGGCGAGATCCCGGCGGTGACGGTTCACGCCGACGAGCGGATCGTCGCGTTCCTCGACATCTCGCCGATCCGTCCCGGCCACGTGCAGATCATCCCGCGCGCCCACCACGACTATTTCGACGACCTGCCGGCGGCGCTCGCCGCCGGGATCCTGGCCCTCGGGCAGCGTCTGGCGAAGGCGCAGAAGGCAGCCTACGGGGTCGAACGGGTGAGCTTCTTGTTCGCGGGCGGCGATGTGCGCCACGCCCACGCTCACCTCGTGCCGATGGTCGAGCCGACCGACATCACCTCCCGGCGCTACATCGCCGAGGAGAGCCTGACCTTCCGGACACTGCCGCACCCCGGCCAGGCGGCGCTCGACGAGGTCGCGGCCACGCTGCGCTTCCACCTCGCCCGGCTCGGTTGAGGGGACACTTCGATTGGTCGGCCGCCGCCGGCGTCGCGCCGGCCGCGGCCTTTCGCGGTGCGGGTCAGGCCGCCTTGCTGGTCGACCGCTTCGCCTTGCCGGAGGGCTTGCGCTGGCTGCCGTGCGTCTCCCCGATCTCGTCTTCGTCGTCGTCCGCCTCCATCTCGGCGTTCTCGCCCGGAGGGGCGTCGTCGTCGGACTCGGCGGGCTCCGCGGCGGTGCCGCGGGCGGCGGCGTTGAGCGTCCCGGTGGCGAGTTTCGTCAGCTTCCGGTCGGCCGCGATCTCCTGGTCGCGGATCTGCGACAGCATGGACGCGGCGTCGGCGTGCCCCAGCGTCTCCGCCCATGAGACCAGCGTGCCGTAGCGGGCGATCTCGTAGTGCTCCACCGCCTGCGCAGCGGCGGCGATGGCGGCGTCGCGGACCGCGTCGTCCGCGGACTCCTCCATCAGCTCCTGCGCCTCGTCGACGATGCCGTTGATCGCGTCGCAAGTGACGCCCCGTGGGCGCAGGCCGAGGCTCTCGAACACCTTCGTCAGGGTCTCGATCTGGCCTTCGGTTTCCTCCCGGTGGGCCTCGATGAGGCTGGCCAGCTCGTCCGAGGCCGCCTTGCGCTGCATCGCCCGCATGCCCTTCAGCGCCTTCTTCTCAGCGTAGTAAACGTCGCGAAGCGTGTGGACGAACAGGTCGTCCATGGTTTTCATCGCCATCACCATCCTCCACGCGGACCCCAGGCCGCGCCTCTGAATGGCCGAGCCCGTTCGCGCGTTCCTTTCTTAATCTCGGTCAAAGGCGGCGGTGGTTCGCATGGCCGTTGCGTGGCGAAAATGCGTGACTATCATCAGCCGCAACTAAAATAATCCGGGAGGAAATTATGGAGAATGCAGCCCGCGTGCTGGCCTCCGCGGCGGCGCTCGGCACCGTCTTCGTCGCATTCCCCGCCGCCGCGCAAGCGCCCGGCGCGTGCGAGGCGATGGAGCAGGTCGTGATCGACGGCGCCGACGTCACCTCGGCCCGCGAGATCGACGCCGCCAACGGCCTGCCCGCCTACTGCGAGGTGCGCGTCACCGCCCGGCCGGCCATCTCCATCGAGGTGCGTCTGCCGCTCGAGGGCTGGTCCGGCAAGCTCTACCAGACCGGCTGCGGCGGGTTCTGCGGCATCCTCGGGCGCGCCGACTCCGGCGCCGGCGTCATCAACGCCATGCGCCCGGGCCTCGAGAAGGGCTACGCCACCGCGACCTCCGACAGCGGCCACCACGGCCTCTCGGTGGTCGATGCCACCTTCGCGGACGCCAACCCCCAGGGCGAGCGCGACTGGGGCTGGCGCTCCATCGGCGAGACCAACCGCGTCGCCAACGCGCTCATCGAGGCGTTCTACGCCGCCCCCGCGAGCGCGGCCTACTTCCAGGGCTGCTCAACCGGCGGCCGCATGGCCCAGCGAGCCGCGCTCACCTACCCGGAGATGTTCGACGGCATCATCGCCGGCGCCCCGGCGATCGACTATCCGGGCCTCGTCGGCACCGCCTTCTCCTACTTCCTCCAGGCCAACGCGGACGAGGACGGCAAGCAGATCCTGAAGCCCGGCAAGGAGAAGCTCATCGGCGACGAGGTGATGGCCCAGTGCGACGAGGTCGACGGCACGAAGGACGGCCGCATCGCCGATCCGCGGCAGTGCAAGGTGGACCTCTCGTCCATCGCCTGCACCGGCGAGTCGGGCGACGACTGCCTGACCGAGGCCGAGCTCGAGGTCGTCGCGAAGTGGCGGGCCGGACCCCGCAACGCGGCCGGCGAGCAGCTCTATCCCGGCGGGATTCCCGAAGGGTCCGAGCCGTTCTGGAGCCTCTGGCTGACCGGCAAACCCGGCGGAGCGCCGCTGATGACCCCGTTCGCCACGTCGTTCGGCCAGTACATGGCGTTCCCGACCGACCCCGGCCCGACATGGTCGCCGCTCGACTTCGACTTCGAGAAGGATCCCGAGGCGATCTCGATCATGAACAGTGTCTACAACGCCGACGACCCCGACCTCTCGGCCTTCATCAAGGCCGGCGGCAAGATGATCGTCTACCACGGCTGGGCCGACCCGCTGGTGACGCCTTACAAGACGGTCGACTGGTTCGAGAAGGCGTCCGCCGCCGCGGGCGGACAGGAGACGCTGGAGGACAATGTCCGCCTGTTCATGATTCCAGGTATGGACCATTGCGGCCTGCAGCCCGGCCCCGGCGGGATCAGCCAGGCCAACCTCGACCTGCTGACGCCGATCGAGGCGTGGGTCGAAGAGGGGAAGGCCCCCGACGGCGTTCTAAAGGACTGAGAACGTTCGCCCTCTGGCCGGGTTCGGCTGGAGGGCGACGGTCCGT harbors:
- a CDS encoding IlvD/Edd family dehydratase; this encodes MVDDAERGLKKGLTSYGDSAFSLFLRKAFIKGMGYSDDALDRPIVGVVDTFSGYNACHANVPDLVEAVKRGVQLAGALPVPFPTISIHESFAYPTSMFTRNLMSMDTEEMIRAQPMDAVVLIGGCDKTVPAQLMGAASANIPAIQLVTGPMMTGSHRGERVGACTDCRRFWARYRAGDIDDQEIAEVNTQLVPGGGTCGVMGTASTMALVTEALGMMAPGGATPPAVSADRRRIAETSGRLAVQMAAQDLTPDKIMTQEAFENALTVLLATGGSTNGIVHLAAIAGRAGLKLDLDQFDRMGRDIPVLVDLKPSGQNYMEDLHRAGGLPTILRELKDHLHLDCLTVTGRTLGENIDEMPGGWTQSIVSRIDKPLYREGGMAVLRGNLAPGGAIVKQSAASPDLMTHRGRAVVFSSVADMGARVDDPDLDVTADDILVLQNAGPKGAPGMPEAGYMPIPKKIAAAGVKDMVRISDARMSGTASGTIVLHVTPESYEGGPLALVRTGDIIALDVPNRTLTLEVSDEELAERRKAFLAPVHDGCDRGYKKLYMDTVTQADQGCDFAFLIPHPSGSVPGAK
- a CDS encoding DUF6538 domain-containing protein, coding for MKLDAYLSPSRHGIFYFRWPLPPARDRSGRATVRLSLRTRCPKRASQLARHLSSFGCRIYLDNRAHLMRHDEMRALVRT
- a CDS encoding TIGR02300 family protein — translated: MAKPELGTKRLCPNCGAKYYDLNRDPITCPKCAALFATGLLATRRETARPKDDEDDETETDDEGVEMVPLEEADDDSSDDEVSDDDIDVGDDDDVTVDADDDVLVDDEDEDDEVSDVVRGSGDDDDEH
- the aroA gene encoding 3-phosphoshikimate 1-carboxyvinyltransferase is translated as MSGTRRAASAHGGGALTGDVRVPGDKSISHRALMMATLAVGRSRIDGLLTAEDVMATAAAMRAMGATIAMDGEQVVVDGVGLGALAEPETVIDFGNAGTGTRLTMGIVAGHPIAATFVGDASLSRRPMGRVANPLREMGALVVARSGDRLPLSIRGPQTPAPIEYRLPVASAQVKSAILFAGLNAPGETTVIEPVPTRDHTERMLAAFGAKVTRTPSPDGLRITVTGRQPMTPCDVTVPADPSSAAFPIVAGLIVPGSELLVRDVMLNPSRTGLITTLIEMGGELTVENERDAGGETIADIRVVASRLKGVTVPADRAPSMIDEYPVLAVAAAFAEGTTRMEGLEELRVKESDRLAAVAAGLAANGVPHATGEDWLEVTGRAARIGGGTVVTHLDHRIAMSFLVMGLAADTPVTVDDASVMETSFPGFVELMRRIGGTIEVEA
- the cmk gene encoding (d)CMP kinase produces the protein MIIAVDGPAASGKGTLAKRLAAQYGLAYLDTGRTYRGVALAMRRAGASFEDVTAAVETARRIDFDALEDPEMTSTEAGEGASRIAVMPDLRAALVERQRAFAERAAREGRGAVLDGRDVGTVILPDATVKLFVTADVAERARRRALELYGIAHGPEFDALLEMLRRRDARDSGRAASPLKQAPDAYLLDTTDMDAEAAFSAAVRVVERALVA
- the rpsA gene encoding 30S ribosomal protein S1, with the protein product MSLSTPTRDDFAALLEASLNQTEMAEGSVVKGTVVGFEKDLVVIDVGLKVEGRVPMKEFGARGEEEDVKIGDEVEVYLERVENALGEAVLSREKARREESWVRLEAAFEKNEKVTGKIFNQVKGGFTVDLDGAVAFLPRSQVDIRPVRDVTPLMNTPQPFQILKMDKRRGNIVVSRRVVLEETRAEQRHEIVQSLEEGQIIEGVVKNITDYGAFVDLGGIDGLLHVTDMAWRRVNHPTEILSIGQSVKVQVIRVNQETHRISLGMKQLQADPWEGIEAKYPIDARFTGRVTNITDYGAFVELEPGIEGLIHVSEMSWTKKNVHPGKIVATSQEVTVMILEVDAQKRRISLGLKQVMDNPWEAFLDANPPGTAVEGEVKNKTEFGLFIGLENDIDGMVHLSDLDWNRPGEEVMDDYNKGDVVKAVVLEVDPEKERISLGIKQLGSDPFTEAAEGSEVRRGAIVTCEVKEVKEAGLEVQIVGTELSTFVRRSELARDRNDQQPSRFSVGQQFDARVTQFDRKARRVQVSIKALEIAEEKEAVEQYGSTDSGASLGDILGAALRARNTDQ
- a CDS encoding HIT family protein; amino-acid sequence: MSADETNCLFCRIARGEIPAVTVHADERIVAFLDISPIRPGHVQIIPRAHHDYFDDLPAALAAGILALGQRLAKAQKAAYGVERVSFLFAGGDVRHAHAHLVPMVEPTDITSRRYIAEESLTFRTLPHPGQAALDEVAATLRFHLARLG
- a CDS encoding tannase/feruloyl esterase family alpha/beta hydrolase, yielding MENAARVLASAAALGTVFVAFPAAAQAPGACEAMEQVVIDGADVTSAREIDAANGLPAYCEVRVTARPAISIEVRLPLEGWSGKLYQTGCGGFCGILGRADSGAGVINAMRPGLEKGYATATSDSGHHGLSVVDATFADANPQGERDWGWRSIGETNRVANALIEAFYAAPASAAYFQGCSTGGRMAQRAALTYPEMFDGIIAGAPAIDYPGLVGTAFSYFLQANADEDGKQILKPGKEKLIGDEVMAQCDEVDGTKDGRIADPRQCKVDLSSIACTGESGDDCLTEAELEVVAKWRAGPRNAAGEQLYPGGIPEGSEPFWSLWLTGKPGGAPLMTPFATSFGQYMAFPTDPGPTWSPLDFDFEKDPEAISIMNSVYNADDPDLSAFIKAGGKMIVYHGWADPLVTPYKTVDWFEKASAAAGGQETLEDNVRLFMIPGMDHCGLQPGPGGISQANLDLLTPIEAWVEEGKAPDGVLKD